TTTATTTGTGGAATGATCATTTCCAAGTACTTGGGGTAGAGATGATAGTGATCAGAAACAAGAAAACCCTCCATCCGGATTCGTTTTGTGATGAGGCAGAACAAGTTGTGAACTCCTTCCGTCTTCTCAAGGTTGTACTGTGAGATCATCCCACACACAGCAATCCGACCATGAAGTTTCATATTCATAAGAACTGCATCAAGCATCTTCCCTCCGACATTCTCAAAGTATATGTCAATTCCGTTAGGAAAGTACctaatagaaatacaaataaggGTCATAACGTTACCTGACTCTGCCCCTGAGTTCATATAAACGCCTATGTTATAGTACTATTTGTCTATATATGCTCGTAACGTTACAAAAATGGTTCATAGTTGTCCTTCCTCCGCTAGTATACCATCCGTTTTAACCAAAATGGGATGTCAACTCCCCAAACAATAACACTATCCTAACGGCTTCTCTACACGGGGCCTATTAGTATTTTGTAGTGAGAAGTTATAAGATTACTGACCTCTTCAAAGCTGCAACTAAATCCTTCTCCTCTTTGTAGTTAAAAGCTTCATCAAAACCGAATTTGTTCTTCAACAGATCAACCTTTAATAAGAGAGACGGATTCAACAATGTTGATTACGATAAGCAATACAGCTTTTGCCACTATTTAGATTCAACAATGGAAATATAAACATCGCGAAGGTACTAGTACTAACCTTTTCTTTGGTTCCAGCACTACCAACAACATAACAACCTAACATCTTCGCAAATTGGCCAACAAGCTGACCAACTGCTCCGGAAGCAGCAGAAACATACACGGTTTCTCCCTTCTTCGGAGAGCAAATCTCATAAAAACCAACATAAGCTGTCATCCCAGGCATTCCTGCAAAACAATAATTGTCCGAGTCCATATAAGCAGATCACCCGTCCATTCTCCAATCAACTAATGTGGAACTCTAACATTCCAAAAGAGGAACACACGAGGTTCACATATCATGTAAAGTTACGAGGCTTATgtctaactcaaccccaaaaatTAGTCCACATGAGCAAACCCCAACCAACGTGGGATGCTAACTCATTCTAACACATAATTCTTTGATGAAATAGAAAGCGACATCAATggattataaaaatataagcaGACCATCAATCCATTCCCCAAATAAACAGTCGTTATATTGAGAAGAGAACAACTTACCAAGGATTCCTGTATAGTAAGAAAGAGGTACATTCTTGTCATGAATTTTAAACAGAGAACTCTGAGTAGCATTTACAATACTATACTCCTCCCATCCAATCATTCCCCAAACTAAATCACcttcttgaaaatttgaatCACCAGACTTCAAAACTTTAGCCACTCCACATCCTGTGATAGGCTATAACATAACACAAAAGATAAGTACTTGTGAGAAACATTATCATCATAGGAGAAATTGTTAATCCATTCATATCATGATACATAAGGAATAAACATTCAGTTGGGAGAATGAAGTTCACTTTATCCTCAATGTTTCTAACATCTAAGAGTTCTTGaacaagaaatgaaaaatgaaataggatacGCGGAGAAAACATTTTTCTCCCCCAGGGATCCCTCGTCCGAGATCTCTGGGGAAGAGGATCAAGTTGGCCCTTGCGAGAAGTTTGATCCACTATCTCCCTTCAACCCCTTTGAGCGAAATGCGGcaaaagaaaaggaaggaaAATGTATGGACTGATCCCATCATCTCCACCCCGTAGGAACTACGAGGATCACCTCAAGGATGGCTTTGACATCCGAGGGTCACAAACTGACCATAGAACCTTGTTCAATAAGTGGAACACTTTAGCTGTCCGCTCTCAGGTTGGGTAGTCAGGGTCGGAGAAGGGCAATCACTCATTCTTAAAACCAATGTCCTTAAGACCAAAGAGTCGGGCGGAAAGGGGGAGGGGGGAGGAAGCCCTCCGTTCCTGGTTCTCCTGTAGTTGGATCCTCCGGAACCACAAGAATCCTTAGTTAGAATTGGATTCCAACTCAGCACCTTTTGAGTGGGATTTTGAGAACTCAGATACAAAGGTATCAGACGGGCTATATCAAACTCGCATGCCCagtaattttttcatgttctaTCGTAAAAGTTATCCTTAAAGTTGGAAAATAAGTTTCACAACACTTCAATTATGTCCTCCCCGTTCTCTAACACACTTTATCTACACCCTCATCCCCACTAGGAAACAATATATATCCCACCCACCTACCTCACTTAATATTTATCTagattatacataaatatttttcacttaAGCGtattaaatataagaaaataaatatgaaccTCATTCGTTTCCTAAGAAAATATACTCACCATTACACCAAATACCCcctatataatattaaataaaaaaacaccCTAGGTCTACACAATTACATGGAAAATTTAAACTCACTTGTAATTTGTTTCGAAAATAACAAGAAATGCTTGtatgttaaatttataaaaaatccACAAATCATAACATGGTGAAAAATTCTAGATCGATAAATCCATAAATCATTATTTACAAGAGCGACTCAATAAAATAAGTGAACGACTTACAGAGCCAGGAGTGAAGGACTGAACATAGCTACCCTCAAGTTTACTCATACGTGAACGCATGTAAGGGTCACAAGACAagtaaagattcttcaaaacaacaacattagaaCCTTCTGGAACATTCAATTTAATGTTGTTATTCTTAAATTCCATATCAGATTCCTTAGAGTAACCTTCCACATAATGTTTTAGAATGATTTGTTTGTTGTTCATCACTTCCTCTGCCATTTCACACTTCAATTTATGTGAATCAAGAGTTGTTCATATATCTGGATCCGGttcctcttcatttttttccccaaaacttaatgactaaaaattagttaattacttttttcccttttttatgatttaaatgattaatactatattatatatttaattttataaattattattaatctcGTAATCTTAAATCTCTTTCgatcttttatttttcctacGTAGGATATCTACccatcaaattatataaaagcTTTGGCCTTCTCTTTATCATATAAACACCTCCTACAAATTTGTAATACACTATATTTACTCTAATGATTATTACTATTCACCATGTAATATCttgttgtttatttattttattaaaaatactgtTATTTGCCTAAATAGGTAGGGcaaataataagaaattctTCAGTTTagagtttaattaattataagccTCTTTTGAAATTATCGTTTGTGTCAGATTTCAGTTCCCAAACACACGTATGTGACACATCtaaatatatgtaattaa
This portion of the Solanum pennellii chromosome 12, SPENNV200 genome encodes:
- the LOC107005751 gene encoding 2-alkenal reductase (NADP(+)-dependent)-like produces the protein MAEEVMNNKQIILKHYVEGYSKESDMEFKNNNIKLNVPEGSNVVVLKNLYLSCDPYMRSRMSKLEGSYVQSFTPGSPITGCGVAKVLKSGDSNFQEGDLVWGMIGWEEYSIVNATQSSLFKIHDKNVPLSYYTGILGMPGMTAYVGFYEICSPKKGETVYVSAASGAVGQLVGQFAKMLGCYVVGSAGTKEKVDLLKNKFGFDEAFNYKEEKDLVAALKRYFPNGIDIYFENVGGKMLDAVLMNMKLHGRIAVCGMISQYNLEKTEGVHNLFCLITKRIRMEGFLVSDHYHLYPKYLEMIIPQIKAGNVVYVEDIAEGLENAPKALVGLFYGRNVGKQLVRVSRE